TTCCTATTTTGCATGTACCCGGAATGTATCTTACTTATATCGCCGGAAACTCTAAAGAAATTCGGGCTCCTGCGGCCACCTCTGCTTTATCTTCTGCAGACGTTCAGGCAGGTACCCCTCAGGGAACGGTTATAAGCTGTATTGCTATTTCAACCTCTATATTTATAAGCATTGCCGTTATGACTTTGGTTGCTATTGCAGGCCAATTTATATTAAGTTTATTGCCAAGTGCCGTAATAAGCTCCCTAAACTACTTACTGCCTGCTCTTTTCGGTGCAATGCTTGTTCAAAGAATTATGATGGATTATAAAACCTCTGCTATTGTTATACCTGCGGCCTTTTTCTTCCGCTGGTGTACCCTTCAGGGATTCTTCTCCTGGCTTCCATGGGGAGGAGGGTATGCACAAATCCTTCTTTGTGTAATAGCAGGGACTATTGCAGCAAGAAAGGTTCATGCTAAGATTATAAACCAAAGCAAATAATTTTATAGTAAATTTAAAGCATTATGAAACACGGCTCATAATGCCTATAAATACTTTAAAATATTTAAGAATATATCTTTAAATATACTTTTCCAAGCAAATTATTAAAGGGGGATTAACAAATGGGATTTAATGAAAAAGTTCATGCGTTTATAGCGGCTAAATTTTATGTGCATTTGACAGAAGAATTCGGTGAGAGAGGTAAAAAAGCTTTTATCCACGCCACACAATATTACGCTGAGCAAAGAGGACGGAGAATGGCTCAGAGGGCTATCCGTGACGGCTATGATTTAACCTATGAAACTTATCTTCAATATGGGGAATGGGTTAACACACAGTATACTATTGAAAATGAAGTTTCCAATCAATCAAAAATTGAAGAAATCAGCCCACATTATTTAATACATATCCACCGCTGCCCATGGCATGCCCAGTTTAAAGAAATGGGCCTTATTGAAGCAGGCCATGAATACTGCGAGCATTTAGATAACTCTATCTGCCGGGGCTTTAACCCCTATCTTACCTATGAGGTTGACCAGACGCTTCATAAAAGCGACTATTGCATTCATAGAATTTTAAATACCAATTATAAAGAGATTCCCCAAAAACCTAAAAAAGCAGCATATCTTCAAAGCTTCGATTACCACTGCGGCCATTCCTATTGGTCCTATGCAGAGGTAACAGGGGCTATCTTTGCTGAAAAAGGTGAGCAAGTAAACACTCAGGTTCTTAAGGACTTTACGGATGAATATGGACAGGAAATGGCAGATAAATTAGTTTCTTATAAAAATACAAATTTTAATGTGACAAATTGCTAAATTAAATATCCATATCCTTTTATATACTTAAATTCATATGAAATAGCGGCATTGCCAAATGGAACAGGAGAAAATCCTGGCTGGATTAAAATATCGTAAACGGTATTTTGCAAAGCAAAAATTCTTATTGCTTTTCTCCTGTTTAATGCTTTTTAAGTCTATAGTAAATTTCAAATTAAGCGGTAATAAAAATCGTATATTTTGAATGGCTTAAACATGGGGATTTTATATGTTTAAGCCTTTTATGAAAAATAGATTTTTATTACATCCTTCAGTGAAATTTACTATAAATGCTTATAAGTTTATAAAAGCAAATTGACTATACAATCTATAAAATTTGGATTGCGAGGCAATCCAAACCGTTCCTAATTAAATTCATGCCTTTTTATCATTATCAAAAAAGAAAGGTTATAGCCTAGGCTATAACCTTTCTTTTTAAGCGTCCCCGAGACGACTCGAACGTCCGACCCTTCGCTTAGGAGGCGAATGCTCTATCCACTGAGCTACGGAGACATGAAGCCAAGACAAGCCTCAGCTTTTTAACGCAATAGCTATTATACTATATAATATTATTTAGCGCAATAGTTAAATACCTCATCTATAAGGGCAACCCCTGTCATGGGTTTGCCGTGGTTTCCTATATGCCACAAAGAAGGCATTTATCTGCGGCCTTTTACATACCTTCCCCGAAAAGCCATGCTTTAAAGCCGATGAGCTTGCTTCCTAGGGGAATGGCTCTAAGCTCTCTTTCACCCAATCCGTTTATCATAAGCATCGCAAGGCCATAGGCAACGATTCCTACAAATATGGAGATAATAAGGGCGATGGCATTGCTTGGATATAGGCTGTATATTAAATAATAGGATACATAGCATATTCCGGACATAAATATAGAGGCGAAAAGCGGTTTAACAAAAATACCTTTAAAATCAATTTTTGCTCCCGTATAGCGGTAAGCCAAAAATACATTTATGGGAGCCGCAACTGCATAGCATACAAAGGTTCCGAAAACGGCGCCTAAAATATTCAGCTGAGGTATGGAAAGAAGAACGTAATTCACAGGGATTTTTATTAGACAGCCCACAAGCGCGGACATAACGGGAACTTTAACCTGCCCTATTCCTTGAAGAATACCCGTTGATATTTGGTATAAGGATAAGAATATAATCGTAGGGAAACCAAAAGCAAGCAAATATCCGCCGGCAGGCGCCCCGGGAAAAATCAGTTTATATATCTGATCTGCAAATATACCCATACCGAAGGAAGCAGGCACACATATAATCATGGCAAGCCTTAAGGCAAGATTCGTCTTCTCCCCTACGGAAGCATGGTCTTTTAAGGCAACGCTTGCAGAAATATTCGGTATTACAGCAGTAGCCATGGTTGAAGCAATGGCTACTGGTAAAGTCGTAAGGGCATTGAATTTATTGGAAAGCAGACCAAAAAAAGCCAATGCCTCGTTATAGCTAAAGCCTCCAACCTGTATTCTTGATATAACCATAAGGCTGTCGATAATACCTGTAAAGCTGAAGATGGCCGTACCTGCGATAATGGGAAAAGCCGTCCGTAAAATTTCTTTTAATATGGCGCTTTTGCTTTCATATTCGGCGTAGCTTTTTCTTCTTTTTATTTTTCTGAATATCCTGCCCCTTGCCATGGCATAAATAAGCATAATGGATAAAAGCCCTATAAGAGCCCCTATTCCCGTGCCGGCGTTGCCGCCGCCCGCCGCTATGGAAATATCATCTGTTCTTTTCATTAATACATATACCAGAAGAATACTGAATACGGCATTAAATATCTGTTCAATAATTTGGCTTATGGCTGTGGGGATAGTGTTTCCCATGCCTTGAAAATATCCTCTGAAGGAGCTTAATACAGACGTAATCAAAACTGTAGGGGCAAGGGCTATGAGGGAATAATAAGCGTCCGGGCTGTTAATCAGACTGGAAAAAAAGCCTGCGCCAAAAAAAAGCACAAGACTGCTTATGAGACCTATGATAAGGGCAAATTTTAAAGATACCTTAAAAACCTCATGGGCATTCCCGTTTTGTTTCAGGGCAAGCCTTGCAGAAACCATTCGGGAAACAGCGGCAGGAAGCCCCGCCGAGGAAAGGATATAAAAGAAATTATATACAACCCCGCCCATGCCGTAAATCCCTATGCCTTCGTCGCCGATCATATTGATAATAGGAAGCTTGTAAAGAAAGCCCATAACCCTCGTAATGATAGCGGCGGCGGCAAGTATAAAAGCCTGGGCCATAAAGGACGAGCCTCTCGAATTGTCGGACATAGTCTACCTCATGTTTCTATTTGGATATTATCATTTGTAATTTATAAGCAGATAACAATAGCAAAGGCCTTAGGGCGAAAAGATAAAAATTCTATGGCTTATATTCTTTTCAGCTTGCCTAAATAATAGATGTAAACAAGGAAAATATTCCCTTATTTAAAGCAGGCTTTTGTTATTGTTTCTGCAAATACTTCAAAGCAAAGAAAATATTATGCCTAAATTGGAATTAATATCAAATAATCCCTAGTCAAATGGAACAGGAAAAATCCCGACCGGATTAACATACCGTTTACGGTATTTTCCAAAGCAAAAACCCTTATGGCTTTGCTCTTATTAATGCCTGCTAAAGCCAATGCTTACAGCAGACTAAAAGCAAATTAACCATATGCCAAAAGGCTTACTGCAAGTTATCGTAAATCAAATTAATAACAGTAATAAAAATCGTATATTTTATGCTTAGTGAACCTGGAAACACTTACAGGGAAACTGTTAAAGTGTTTTCAGGCGAACGCCCTCTTATAGCCAACAAAGATATTTTAATCTTTGTTGGCTATGAATGGCTTAAACATAGGGATTCCATATGTTTAAGCCGTTTATGAAAAATAGATTTTTATTGCTTCCTTCTGTGAAATTTACTATAATATATTCTTTGCTTCTATTTTTCTATAATTATACACTATTTTCCGCAGTTTGAAACTTTAAGTCTTTATTAAATCCTTAGGGCGCGTCTAAAAAGCCAAACAAAAGCCTGTTTTCAGACCCTGTTTAGTCCTCTTTTGCCCTTCTTGCAGCTCTCATTCGCTGGGTAGAATCAAGGATTTTCTTTCTTATCCTAAGCTGGGTAGGACTTACCTCCACAAGCTCGTCGTTGGTTATAAATTCAAGGCATTGCTCAAGGCTCATCACAATAGGCGGCGTAAGCTTTGTATTGTCGTCGGAGCCTGCGGCACGCATGTTGGTAAGCTGCTTTCTCTTGCAGACATTAACCTCCATATCCTCTCCTCTGGCGTTTCTTCCTACGACCATGCCGGCATATACCTTTGTGCCAGGGCCTACGAAAAGTTCTCCTCTTTCCTGAGCGTTCACAAGGCCATAGGCAAAGGCTTCGCCTGTTTCAAAGGCAATTAAAGAACCTTGGCTTCTGCTTATGATTTCCCCTTTATATTCGCCGTAGCCGTCGAAAAGAGAGTTCATAATGCCTGTACCCTTGGTATCCGTCAAAAATTCAGTACGGTAGCCTATAAGCCCTCTGGCAGGGATATTAAATACGATTCTCGTATATCCCCCTTTGGAAGGAGCCATATAATTAAGCTCGCCTTTTCTGCTGCCAAGCTTTTCGATAACGGTTCCCACAAATTCTTCCGGCACATCTATGGTAACGACCTCCATAGGCTCATGAAGCTTTCCGTTTACCTCTTTATATAAAACCTCAGGCTTTGAAACCTGAAATTCGTAGCCTTCTCTTCTCATGGTTTCTATGAGTATAGAAAGGTGCAGTTCTCCTCTTCCCGAAACCTTAAAGCTGTCGGTGCTGTCGGTTTCTTCCACTCTGAGACTTACGTCGGTGTTAAGCTCTTTAAAAAGCCTTTCTCTGATCTGCCTGCTGGTTACAAATTTTCCTTCTTTGCCTGCAAAGGGGCTGTCGTTGACGGAAAAATTCATACTAAGGGTAGGCTCCGATATTTTCACAAAGGGAAGGGGCTCGGGATTATCGGGGGCACATATGGTGTCGCCTATATGAATATCATCTATTCCCGATACGGCTACAATAGAGCCTACGGTTGCAGAGTCCACATCCTGTCTTTGAAGGCCCTCAAATTCATAGAGCTTACTTACCTTTACTTTCTTTTTCTTTAAGGGGTCATGGATATTTACAATGGAAACCTCATCGTTAACGTGTATCTCTCCGTTTTCAACCTTGCCGATGCCGATTCTTCCAAGGTATTCGTTATAGTCGATGGTGGAAATTAAAAGCTGAAGCGGAGCATTCTCGTCTCCTTCGGGGGCCGGTATATGCTTTATTATGGCGTCGTATAAAGGACGCATATCCCTTCCTTCGCCGCCAAGTTCTGCATAAGCGATACCCTTTTTCGCAGAAGCAAAGATAAAGGGGGCATCCAGCTGAGTGTCGTTTGCGTCAAGCTCGAAGAAAAGCTCCAAAACCTCGTCGACTACCTCTTCCGGTCTTGCTTCGGGCCTGTCCACCTTGTTTATACACACAACCACCGGCAAATTAAGATTAAGAGCGTGTTGGAGAACGAATTTCGTCTGAGGCATAGGACCTTCAAAAGCATCTACCACCAGTATTACGCCGTTTACCATTTTAAGAACCCGCTCAACCTCTCCGCCGAAATCCGCATGGCCGGGGGTATCAATGATGTTTATTTTAACGCCTTCATACCTGATGGAGGTATTTTTAGACAAAATGGTGATTCCTCTTTCTCTTTCAATATCTCCGGAATCCATAACCCTTTCGTTTACTACTTGATTTTTCCTGAAGGCACCGCTTTGCTTTAAAAGCTC
This is a stretch of genomic DNA from Anaeropeptidivorans aminofermentans. It encodes these proteins:
- a CDS encoding putative polysaccharide biosynthesis protein, translated to MSDNSRGSSFMAQAFILAAAAIITRVMGFLYKLPIINMIGDEGIGIYGMGGVVYNFFYILSSAGLPAAVSRMVSARLALKQNGNAHEVFKVSLKFALIIGLISSLVLFFGAGFFSSLINSPDAYYSLIALAPTVLITSVLSSFRGYFQGMGNTIPTAISQIIEQIFNAVFSILLVYVLMKRTDDISIAAGGGNAGTGIGALIGLLSIMLIYAMARGRIFRKIKRRKSYAEYESKSAILKEILRTAFPIIAGTAIFSFTGIIDSLMVISRIQVGGFSYNEALAFFGLLSNKFNALTTLPVAIASTMATAVIPNISASVALKDHASVGEKTNLALRLAMIICVPASFGMGIFADQIYKLIFPGAPAGGYLLAFGFPTIIFLSLYQISTGILQGIGQVKVPVMSALVGCLIKIPVNYVLLSIPQLNILGAVFGTFVCYAVAAPINVFLAYRYTGAKIDFKGIFVKPLFASIFMSGICYVSYYLIYSLYPSNAIALIISIFVGIVAYGLAMLMINGLGERELRAIPLGSKLIGFKAWLFGEGM
- the typA gene encoding translational GTPase TypA yields the protein MIRQDIRNVAIIAHVDHGKTTLVDELLKQSGAFRKNQVVNERVMDSGDIERERGITILSKNTSIRYEGVKINIIDTPGHADFGGEVERVLKMVNGVILVVDAFEGPMPQTKFVLQHALNLNLPVVVCINKVDRPEARPEEVVDEVLELFFELDANDTQLDAPFIFASAKKGIAYAELGGEGRDMRPLYDAIIKHIPAPEGDENAPLQLLISTIDYNEYLGRIGIGKVENGEIHVNDEVSIVNIHDPLKKKKVKVSKLYEFEGLQRQDVDSATVGSIVAVSGIDDIHIGDTICAPDNPEPLPFVKISEPTLSMNFSVNDSPFAGKEGKFVTSRQIRERLFKELNTDVSLRVEETDSTDSFKVSGRGELHLSILIETMRREGYEFQVSKPEVLYKEVNGKLHEPMEVVTIDVPEEFVGTVIEKLGSRKGELNYMAPSKGGYTRIVFNIPARGLIGYRTEFLTDTKGTGIMNSLFDGYGEYKGEIISRSQGSLIAFETGEAFAYGLVNAQERGELFVGPGTKVYAGMVVGRNARGEDMEVNVCKRKQLTNMRAAGSDDNTKLTPPIVMSLEQCLEFITNDELVEVSPTQLRIRKKILDSTQRMRAARRAKED
- a CDS encoding L-2-amino-thiazoline-4-carboxylic acid hydrolase: MGFNEKVHAFIAAKFYVHLTEEFGERGKKAFIHATQYYAEQRGRRMAQRAIRDGYDLTYETYLQYGEWVNTQYTIENEVSNQSKIEEISPHYLIHIHRCPWHAQFKEMGLIEAGHEYCEHLDNSICRGFNPYLTYEVDQTLHKSDYCIHRILNTNYKEIPQKPKKAAYLQSFDYHCGHSYWSYAEVTGAIFAEKGEQVNTQVLKDFTDEYGQEMADKLVSYKNTNFNVTNC